A stretch of Myxococcus hansupus DNA encodes these proteins:
- a CDS encoding BamA/OMP85 family outer membrane protein: MKHPVAAALLRHLRLATSVALLLTAGCATTNAPPPSGPKVTDLEIQGTDQVSEGAIKDRILTTATPFWGFWPFGGPSYFDANAWQADLRRIERYYQAQGYYQAQVVNAEVKPDGDDKVAIDIQVQEGEPTHIGEVQVTGLDTLPEEVREEHRKYVLDDLPLREGDIFKEDAWEETKTRVQERLRELAYAEAEVDGEVQVDVDTRKANVRLNTRPGIRYRFGNTFVATDANPQVPPRRIIEQVTGALKKGDWYSETALANAQARVFRMGVFGAVKVNRGAPDRETGTVPVVVDVREAPFRSVRLGGGLGVDAARQEARVVGEWTHRNFGGGLRRFTVRGRLGYAFIPNVLNWNKDGPVFDVTAEYEQPRFLFRDLRAQNSLTVEKGLEQAYDFWGGRLQTGVIWQPHPDFSIFPSYNLQVYRLTGRVSADARVPPIVLGCGAGQEQCNTALSFLELAFTWDRRDDVIEPRDGYYVSFSIQKGGGKLLRGDFNYIRLLPDLRAYRSFGADKRFILAAKVRAGTLNPADGQSSIVTRFFSGGGTFMRGFNSQRLSPMAALQRTGEDRDGDGIPDPIQDQEWNTVPVGGNSLFETSIEMRYQVSESVMVAAFYDSGLVGVESFASANRPKLFGPEHYHAVGMGLRYLTVVGPIRLDIARRLNIGGGLPVSTPGYIYPEAGGCFGIGSRWRPSGPTTPSGAFAGAPDGQCALHLSIGEAF, encoded by the coding sequence ATGAAACATCCCGTGGCCGCCGCCCTTCTCAGACACCTCCGCCTCGCCACTTCCGTCGCGCTCCTGCTGACCGCGGGCTGCGCCACCACCAATGCGCCGCCCCCTTCGGGTCCCAAGGTCACCGACCTGGAAATCCAGGGCACGGACCAGGTGAGCGAAGGCGCCATCAAGGACCGCATCCTCACCACCGCGACGCCCTTCTGGGGCTTCTGGCCGTTCGGAGGTCCCAGCTACTTCGACGCCAACGCGTGGCAGGCGGACCTGCGCCGCATCGAGCGGTACTACCAGGCCCAGGGCTACTACCAGGCCCAGGTGGTCAACGCCGAGGTGAAGCCGGATGGCGACGACAAGGTCGCCATCGACATCCAGGTGCAGGAGGGCGAGCCCACCCACATTGGCGAAGTCCAGGTGACGGGCCTGGACACCCTGCCGGAGGAGGTGCGCGAGGAGCACCGCAAGTACGTGCTGGACGACCTGCCCCTGCGCGAAGGCGACATCTTCAAGGAAGACGCCTGGGAGGAGACGAAGACGCGGGTCCAGGAGCGGCTGCGCGAGCTGGCCTATGCCGAGGCGGAGGTCGACGGCGAGGTGCAGGTGGACGTGGACACCCGCAAGGCCAACGTGCGGCTCAACACCCGGCCCGGCATCCGCTACCGCTTCGGCAACACCTTCGTCGCCACCGACGCCAACCCGCAGGTGCCCCCGCGCCGCATCATCGAACAGGTGACGGGCGCGCTGAAGAAGGGGGACTGGTACAGCGAGACGGCGCTGGCCAACGCCCAGGCGCGCGTCTTCCGCATGGGCGTGTTCGGCGCGGTGAAGGTGAACCGCGGCGCGCCGGACCGCGAGACGGGCACGGTGCCGGTGGTGGTGGACGTGCGCGAGGCGCCCTTCCGCTCGGTGCGGCTGGGCGGCGGTCTGGGCGTGGACGCGGCCCGGCAGGAAGCGCGCGTGGTGGGCGAGTGGACGCACCGCAACTTCGGCGGCGGCCTGCGCCGCTTCACCGTCCGAGGCCGGCTGGGCTACGCCTTCATCCCCAACGTCCTCAACTGGAACAAGGACGGGCCCGTCTTCGACGTCACCGCCGAATACGAGCAGCCCCGCTTCCTCTTCCGGGACTTGCGGGCGCAGAACTCGCTCACGGTGGAGAAGGGCCTGGAGCAGGCCTATGACTTCTGGGGCGGCAGGCTCCAGACGGGTGTCATCTGGCAGCCGCACCCCGACTTCTCCATCTTCCCCTCGTACAACCTCCAGGTGTACCGGCTCACCGGCCGCGTCAGCGCCGACGCCCGCGTGCCGCCCATCGTCCTGGGCTGCGGCGCGGGCCAGGAGCAGTGCAACACGGCGCTCAGCTTCCTGGAGCTGGCCTTCACCTGGGACCGCCGCGACGACGTCATCGAGCCGCGCGACGGCTACTACGTCTCCTTCTCCATCCAGAAGGGCGGCGGCAAGCTCCTGCGGGGCGATTTCAACTACATCCGCCTGCTGCCCGACCTGCGCGCCTACCGCTCCTTCGGCGCGGACAAGCGCTTCATCCTGGCCGCGAAGGTCCGGGCGGGCACGCTGAACCCCGCGGACGGGCAGAGCTCCATCGTCACCCGCTTCTTCTCCGGCGGTGGCACCTTCATGCGCGGCTTCAACAGCCAGCGCCTGTCCCCCATGGCGGCCCTGCAGCGCACGGGGGAGGATCGGGACGGTGACGGGATTCCGGACCCCATCCAGGACCAGGAATGGAACACCGTGCCCGTGGGTGGCAACAGCCTCTTCGAGACCTCCATCGAGATGCGCTACCAGGTCTCCGAGAGCGTGATGGTGGCGGCCTTCTATGACTCCGGCCTCGTGGGCGTGGAGAGCTTCGCCAGCGCGAACCGGCCCAAGCTCTTTGGCCCCGAGCACTACCACGCCGTGGGCATGGGGCTGCGCTACCTGACAGTGGTGGGGCCCATCCGCCTGGACATCGCCCGTCGATTGAACATCGGCGGGGGATTGCCCGTATCCACCCCGGGGTACATCTATCCCGAAGCGGGAGGCTGTTTCGGCATTGGGAGCCGGTGGCGTCCCTCCGGCCCGACCACGCCCAGCGGCGCCTTCGCGGGTGCGCCTGACGGGCAGTGCGCGCTGCACCTGTCGATTGGAGAGGCGTTTTGA
- a CDS encoding 4-alpha-glucanotransferase produces the protein MSTPGRLSGLLLPLFSLRSQTDFGIGDFGAMEGLFTWMKAARQRMLMVLPLLPTAPGDSSPYATRSAFGLNPLFIDLQKLPEFAASGGEAALSDTQRAQLAEARGAPRVRYDLVFPLKDAAFARAFDVFEKQHWAPQSERAKAFQQWREAQGEWLESYALFTAISEQEDRRAWWEWPQGLRTRQPEALAAKSRELERRVRYHAWLQWVAEQQWNEARTQARANDVLLCGDEPFIIGQDSADVWAHPDILRRDARLGVPPDDFSATGQDWGLPYFDFAAMEKDDFAWLKTRAKKAASYYDLRRVDHAVGYFRQWIRDEQTPTGRFIPQDEASHRYFGEKTFRLLSEGAGIVAEDLGVIPPFVRHILADLKLPGYRVMRWERDDNSYRDPRQFPTVSLVTTGTHDTDTVAEWWEGAGDHERHAAARSWPELHGVHISREFSPDVHRAMLASALNAASDLCVLPWQDVLGTRDRINLPGSMSDSNWAYRIEQNVSDLLTDARTREAAERLAWLTASARR, from the coding sequence ATGTCCACGCCCGGCCGGCTCTCCGGTCTCCTGCTCCCGCTCTTCTCCCTCCGCTCGCAGACTGATTTTGGCATTGGCGACTTCGGCGCCATGGAGGGCCTCTTCACCTGGATGAAGGCCGCCCGCCAGCGGATGCTGATGGTGCTGCCGCTGCTGCCCACGGCGCCGGGGGATTCGAGCCCGTACGCCACGCGCTCGGCCTTTGGCCTCAACCCCCTCTTCATCGACCTGCAGAAGCTGCCGGAGTTCGCGGCCTCGGGCGGAGAGGCGGCCCTGTCGGACACGCAGCGCGCCCAGCTCGCGGAGGCCCGCGGCGCCCCGCGCGTGCGCTACGACCTGGTGTTCCCCCTCAAGGACGCCGCCTTCGCGCGCGCCTTCGACGTCTTCGAGAAACAGCACTGGGCGCCCCAGTCCGAGCGCGCCAAGGCCTTCCAGCAGTGGCGCGAGGCCCAGGGCGAGTGGCTGGAGAGCTACGCCCTGTTCACCGCCATCAGCGAGCAGGAGGACCGCCGCGCGTGGTGGGAGTGGCCCCAGGGGCTGCGCACCCGCCAGCCCGAGGCCCTGGCCGCCAAGTCCCGGGAGCTGGAGCGGCGCGTGCGCTACCACGCGTGGCTCCAGTGGGTGGCCGAACAGCAGTGGAACGAGGCGCGGACCCAGGCGCGCGCGAACGACGTGCTCCTGTGCGGCGACGAGCCCTTCATCATCGGCCAGGACAGCGCGGACGTCTGGGCGCACCCGGACATCCTGCGCCGCGACGCCCGCCTGGGCGTGCCGCCGGATGACTTCTCCGCCACGGGCCAGGACTGGGGCCTGCCCTACTTCGACTTCGCGGCCATGGAGAAGGACGACTTCGCGTGGCTGAAGACGCGCGCGAAGAAGGCGGCCAGCTACTACGACTTGCGCCGCGTGGACCACGCGGTGGGCTACTTCCGCCAGTGGATTCGCGACGAGCAGACGCCCACCGGGCGCTTCATCCCCCAGGACGAGGCCAGCCACCGCTACTTCGGAGAGAAGACGTTCCGCCTCCTCTCCGAGGGCGCGGGCATCGTCGCCGAGGACCTGGGCGTGATTCCGCCCTTCGTGCGGCACATCCTCGCGGACCTGAAGCTGCCCGGCTACCGGGTGATGCGCTGGGAGCGCGACGACAACAGCTACCGCGACCCGCGCCAGTTCCCCACGGTGTCGCTGGTGACCACAGGCACCCATGACACGGACACCGTGGCCGAGTGGTGGGAGGGCGCGGGCGACCACGAGCGCCACGCCGCGGCCCGCTCGTGGCCGGAGCTGCACGGCGTGCACATCTCCCGCGAGTTCAGCCCCGACGTCCACCGGGCCATGCTCGCCTCGGCGCTCAACGCCGCCAGCGATTTGTGCGTGCTGCCCTGGCAGGACGTGCTCGGCACCCGGGACCGCATCAACCTGCCCGGCTCCATGAGCGACTCCAACTGGGCCTACCGCATCGAGCAGAACGTGAGCGACCTGCTCACCGACGCGCGCACGCGGGAGGCCGCCGAGCGGCTGGCCTGGCTCACCGCCTCCGCGCGGCGCTGA
- a CDS encoding DNA-3-methyladenine glycosylase gives MNWLPESFYARPALVVARELLGTLLVVEEAGRRRVGRIVETEAYIGEHDLACHAAKGLTPRTEVMFGPAGVAYVYLIYGMHHCFNVVTDATGVGAAVLVRALEPLEGLPPGTRTDGPGRLCKALGLTREHNRRGLCSPALHLRPGTPVPESAVSRGPRIGVDYAGPWAAEPFRLWVRDSQHVSKGPSPGRRKPA, from the coding sequence GTGAACTGGTTGCCGGAGTCCTTCTACGCCCGTCCCGCGCTGGTGGTGGCTCGCGAACTGCTCGGCACCCTGCTGGTGGTGGAAGAGGCCGGGCGGCGCCGGGTGGGCCGCATCGTCGAGACGGAGGCCTATATCGGTGAGCACGACCTGGCGTGCCACGCGGCCAAGGGACTGACGCCGCGCACCGAGGTCATGTTCGGCCCGGCCGGGGTGGCGTACGTCTATCTGATTTATGGCATGCACCACTGTTTCAACGTGGTGACGGATGCCACGGGGGTGGGGGCGGCGGTGCTGGTCCGGGCCCTGGAGCCGCTGGAGGGGCTGCCGCCCGGGACGCGCACGGACGGGCCCGGGCGCCTGTGCAAGGCCCTGGGGCTGACGCGGGAGCACAACCGGCGGGGGCTCTGCTCGCCGGCGCTTCACTTGCGACCCGGGACGCCCGTTCCCGAGTCAGCCGTGTCCCGGGGGCCCCGGATTGGGGTGGATTACGCCGGTCCGTGGGCCGCCGAACCCTTCCGCCTGTGGGTCCGGGACAGTCAACACGTCAGCAAGGGGCCGTCCCCCGGGCGCCGCAAGCCCGCTTGA
- a CDS encoding RNA polymerase sigma factor: MSDEAVREEDRQLLARAQDGDVSAFEALVDAHRDKVYGLALRMTRSEADAAEITQDTFLSAYQHLRDFRGDAAFGSWVHRIAANHALMRLRHRRVAQAAEQELQGPEFTERGSLAEYPQTDWSRDAEEKALDAELGSAIQQASDRLPEGYREVFLLKDVEGLSYEQIAEVTGDSIPAIKSRLHRARLALREAIDAFYNRDSREL; this comes from the coding sequence ATGTCCGACGAGGCCGTCAGGGAAGAGGACCGTCAGCTCCTCGCCCGCGCACAGGATGGGGATGTTTCCGCCTTCGAGGCCCTGGTGGATGCCCACCGGGACAAGGTGTACGGCCTGGCGCTCCGAATGACGCGTTCGGAGGCCGATGCGGCCGAAATCACCCAGGACACCTTCCTGTCCGCCTACCAACATCTGAGGGATTTCCGGGGGGACGCGGCCTTCGGGTCCTGGGTCCACCGCATCGCGGCCAACCATGCGCTCATGCGCCTGCGCCACCGCCGCGTGGCCCAGGCAGCCGAGCAGGAGCTCCAGGGCCCGGAGTTTACCGAGCGAGGCTCCCTGGCGGAGTACCCCCAGACGGATTGGAGCCGGGACGCCGAGGAGAAGGCCCTGGACGCCGAGCTGGGGAGCGCCATCCAGCAGGCTTCGGACCGCCTGCCCGAGGGGTACCGGGAGGTGTTCCTCTTGAAAGACGTGGAGGGCCTCAGTTACGAACAGATTGCTGAGGTGACGGGGGATTCCATCCCCGCCATCAAGAGCCGGTTGCACCGCGCACGGCTCGCGCTCCGTGAAGCCATCGACGCTTTCTACAACCGGGACAGTCGCGAGCTGTGA
- a CDS encoding anti-sigma factor family protein, with protein MKRDKALGIIERDEGAPQPAEVRMYNCKDSINLLLEYLDGEMSPEDAQHLREHLRGCSPCVEFLRTYRATPGLCKKALVARMPKEVSEKLTEFLRSKIKSAS; from the coding sequence GTGAAACGCGACAAAGCGCTCGGCATCATCGAAAGAGACGAGGGCGCGCCGCAGCCAGCCGAGGTTCGGATGTACAACTGCAAAGACTCCATCAACCTCCTGCTGGAATACCTCGACGGAGAGATGTCTCCAGAGGACGCACAGCATCTGCGTGAGCATCTGCGGGGGTGTAGCCCCTGTGTGGAGTTCCTGCGCACCTACCGAGCCACGCCGGGGCTCTGCAAGAAGGCCCTGGTGGCGAGGATGCCGAAGGAAGTCTCCGAGAAGCTCACCGAGTTCCTTCGTTCCAAAATCAAGTCCGCCTCGTGA
- a CDS encoding radical SAM protein: protein MNLKSLSLPELEAALAPLSPSPTAIRKVFAAVFAHGLQSVEDVASARQVPRRVGDHLRAHAQMPKLEIVERRRADDGFVKYLFDSPLGGRIEAVRIPIFDEKYVICVSSQVGCALACDFCMTGKLGFKRNLQTWEILDQVLQVRAEADRPVRGVVFMGMGEPLLNYKETLRAADILRHPAGFSIAGESITFSTAGHVPAIRRYVREGHPYRLAFSVTSAIAEKRAKVLPIEKTHPLPELIAAIREYSEVRRERAMIAYVAISGFNMGLEDAEALKAAFEGIRIKVDLIDVTDPTGKYLPPTPEELSAFRDHLQILKSPVARRYSGGKEIGAACGTLAATQYGGTVMPRPPEAPTP from the coding sequence GTGAACCTGAAGTCCCTTTCGCTTCCGGAGCTGGAGGCCGCGCTCGCGCCGCTCTCCCCGTCGCCCACCGCCATTCGCAAGGTGTTCGCGGCCGTGTTCGCCCACGGTCTGCAGAGCGTCGAGGACGTCGCCTCGGCCCGCCAGGTGCCGCGCCGGGTGGGAGACCACCTCCGGGCCCACGCGCAGATGCCGAAGCTGGAAATCGTCGAGCGCCGCCGCGCGGACGACGGCTTCGTGAAGTACCTCTTCGACTCCCCGCTGGGCGGGCGCATCGAGGCGGTCCGCATCCCCATCTTCGATGAGAAGTACGTCATCTGCGTCTCCAGCCAGGTGGGCTGTGCGCTGGCGTGCGACTTCTGCATGACGGGCAAGTTGGGCTTCAAAAGGAATCTGCAGACCTGGGAGATTCTGGACCAGGTGCTCCAGGTCCGGGCGGAGGCGGACCGGCCGGTGCGCGGCGTCGTCTTCATGGGGATGGGCGAGCCGCTCCTCAACTACAAGGAGACGCTGCGCGCGGCGGACATCCTGCGCCACCCGGCGGGCTTCTCCATCGCGGGGGAGTCCATCACCTTCTCCACCGCGGGCCACGTGCCGGCCATCCGCCGCTACGTGCGCGAGGGCCATCCGTACCGGCTCGCGTTCTCCGTGACGAGCGCCATCGCGGAGAAGCGCGCGAAGGTGCTGCCCATCGAGAAGACGCACCCGTTGCCGGAGCTCATCGCCGCCATCCGCGAGTACAGCGAGGTGCGGCGCGAGCGGGCGATGATCGCCTACGTCGCCATCAGCGGCTTCAACATGGGCCTAGAGGACGCCGAGGCGCTGAAGGCCGCGTTCGAGGGCATCCGCATCAAGGTGGACCTCATCGACGTGACGGACCCCACCGGGAAGTACCTGCCGCCCACGCCGGAGGAGCTGAGCGCGTTTCGCGACCACCTCCAGATTCTCAAGTCGCCGGTGGCGCGGCGGTACTCGGGCGGCAAGGAGATTGGCGCGGCGTGTGGAACGCTGGCGGCCACGCAGTACGGCGGCACGGTGATGCCCCGGCCTCCCGAGGCGCCGACTCCCTGA
- a CDS encoding DedA family protein, giving the protein MVEYIDQLISALGPLGLLVLGLAAMLEYVVPPFPGDTITLLGGVYAVRGSQPWVLVFLVVTVGSVVGAAINYAVGHWLAKRFEAQPERSFLGITHARLEQVQSRMRVNGPWLLLVNRFLPGIRGLIFVAAGASRMPRFNALALGAVSAMAHTALVLGLGAMVGGNLERLTVLMARYQYAVVGLVVIAAIGVGIRMLARRRAPAPGP; this is encoded by the coding sequence ATGGTGGAATACATCGACCAGCTCATCTCGGCCCTGGGGCCCCTGGGCCTGCTGGTGCTGGGGTTGGCGGCGATGTTGGAGTACGTCGTGCCGCCGTTCCCCGGGGACACCATCACCCTGCTGGGGGGCGTGTACGCGGTGCGCGGCTCGCAGCCGTGGGTGCTCGTGTTCCTCGTCGTCACGGTGGGCAGCGTGGTGGGCGCGGCCATCAACTACGCGGTGGGCCACTGGCTGGCGAAGCGCTTCGAGGCCCAGCCCGAGCGGAGCTTCTTGGGCATCACCCACGCGCGGCTGGAGCAGGTGCAGTCGCGGATGCGGGTGAACGGGCCGTGGCTGCTGCTGGTGAACCGTTTCCTGCCGGGCATTCGCGGGCTCATCTTCGTCGCCGCCGGGGCCTCGCGCATGCCGCGCTTCAACGCGCTGGCGCTGGGCGCGGTGTCGGCCATGGCACATACCGCGCTGGTGCTGGGGCTGGGGGCCATGGTGGGCGGCAACCTGGAGCGGCTGACGGTGCTCATGGCGCGCTACCAGTACGCGGTGGTGGGGCTTGTCGTCATCGCGGCGATTGGCGTGGGCATCCGGATGCTCGCTCGCCGCCGTGCCCCCGCGCCGGGGCCCTGA
- a CDS encoding ABC transporter substrate-binding protein: protein MGAKRYLFTFGLAAGLVSALLLGGLLRAVSGAPLPNTTWAVVLLATPALYLTGGYVAWFRWAAQRRRLRRHVMARLAEGDLTTTVGPRYEGHEDVRRLILSLRRALAQVQRVTANLHRTSTDVSGQARMLLEAARRQGGAVERTLEAVSGMGGSLQVAGKRVHQLEVFAVDTTGALLEMTERLEQVVDSLAQVNTFAHNTTSLMQAMAERMANIAASGDELGRFASEAEDFVAAVEGGIDSVRRRANETNQLAIAVTATAERGEVLVGDSVKGMYRVEETVRKAAELMEMLGTRSTEIGRIVDVIQEIADQTNLLALNAAIIAAQAGVHGRPFGVVANEIRNLAERTTRSTREIGAMVAGVRDAVQTAVTLVQEGREQATTGVALGDRAAEALVEIRTITQRTFTAVEATVAETQRLEAQGATVVEASRRVALRVEDVTRMAIEQSGHARELLRQTQEMARVGQGASQKAEAQARTGRDLSESVVRLSAALEELRSANVVLTKADAAIREEVAQVREDARRVIRIGDGLTRTVDQLAHEAEGLEAEVYHFKLPTPRPGGTLRVGLHQTASLRNRQAVDPLFSVENQVSELTACVFSTLVRRQDGGLEPDLAERWDADPSARRYRFYLRRGVTFHDGTLLTATDVKRHLERLLDPALRSPDRSLLEDVEGAPEYAAGMARDVSGLEVLDDHTLEIRLREPKAFFLQLMALTATAVARTDASGRLVGTGPFRLLSLEPERVVLERNPSYWRTSGTMVDRLEFVLSGSRKEAVSLLRQGAVDLVSFLDTEHVELPGLEAFQVAASTTPSTAFLVLNHREAPFDDVRVRRALRAGMDVQAMVNQFHPGARVARSLTPPELLDDADMGPMPAPNVALAEQLLREVGLRRVRLTLHRPTGNDHSAEDAVLFRPLLQAGLLELRYVEMSREEYTAQVTEGKLPAFRNRWLADYPDPDTFLHFLLHSSAQTVFPMGYRNPELDRLTAEARVSIDPELRRQLYLRAEKLFQEDCPLIPLYHDRAHAAATPAVQALRLHQTPPQVRFDDLWVDPSAST from the coding sequence ACCTCACGACCACCGTGGGCCCCCGCTACGAGGGCCACGAGGACGTGCGCCGGCTCATCCTGTCCCTGCGGCGCGCCCTGGCGCAGGTGCAGCGGGTGACGGCCAACTTGCACCGCACCAGTACGGACGTGAGCGGACAGGCGCGGATGCTGCTGGAGGCGGCCCGACGCCAGGGCGGCGCGGTGGAGCGCACGTTGGAGGCCGTCAGCGGCATGGGCGGCAGCCTTCAGGTGGCCGGCAAGCGCGTGCACCAACTGGAGGTCTTCGCCGTCGACACCACCGGCGCGCTGCTGGAGATGACCGAGCGGCTGGAGCAGGTGGTGGACTCGCTCGCGCAGGTGAACACGTTCGCGCACAACACCACGTCGCTGATGCAGGCCATGGCCGAGCGCATGGCCAACATCGCCGCGTCCGGCGACGAGCTGGGCCGCTTCGCCAGCGAGGCCGAGGACTTCGTGGCCGCGGTGGAAGGCGGCATCGATTCGGTGCGCCGCCGCGCCAACGAGACGAACCAGTTGGCCATCGCCGTGACAGCCACCGCCGAGCGCGGGGAAGTGCTGGTGGGCGACAGCGTCAAGGGCATGTACCGGGTGGAGGAGACGGTCCGGAAGGCCGCCGAGCTGATGGAGATGCTGGGCACGCGCTCGACGGAAATCGGGCGCATCGTCGACGTCATCCAGGAGATCGCCGACCAGACGAACCTGCTGGCCCTCAACGCCGCCATCATCGCCGCCCAGGCCGGCGTGCACGGGCGCCCGTTCGGCGTCGTGGCCAACGAGATTCGCAACCTGGCCGAGCGCACCACGCGCTCCACGCGCGAAATCGGCGCCATGGTCGCGGGCGTCCGCGACGCGGTGCAGACCGCCGTGACGCTGGTGCAGGAAGGTCGCGAGCAGGCCACCACGGGCGTCGCGCTGGGCGACCGCGCCGCCGAGGCCCTGGTGGAGATTCGCACCATCACCCAGCGCACCTTCACCGCCGTGGAGGCCACGGTGGCGGAGACGCAGCGACTGGAGGCCCAGGGCGCCACCGTCGTCGAGGCCAGCCGCCGCGTGGCCCTGCGGGTGGAGGACGTCACGCGCATGGCCATCGAGCAGTCCGGCCACGCGCGCGAGCTGCTGCGGCAGACGCAGGAGATGGCCCGCGTGGGCCAGGGCGCCTCGCAGAAGGCCGAGGCCCAGGCGCGCACGGGCCGCGACTTGTCCGAGTCCGTGGTGCGCTTGAGCGCAGCGCTCGAGGAGCTGCGCTCCGCCAACGTGGTGCTCACCAAGGCCGACGCCGCCATCCGCGAGGAAGTGGCGCAGGTGCGCGAGGACGCGCGCCGGGTCATCCGCATTGGCGATGGGCTGACGCGCACCGTGGACCAGCTCGCCCACGAGGCCGAGGGCCTGGAAGCCGAGGTGTACCACTTCAAGCTGCCCACGCCCCGCCCTGGCGGCACGCTGCGCGTGGGCCTGCATCAGACGGCCTCGCTGCGAAACCGGCAGGCGGTGGACCCGCTCTTCAGCGTCGAGAACCAGGTCTCCGAGCTCACCGCGTGCGTGTTCTCCACGCTCGTTCGCCGGCAGGACGGTGGACTGGAGCCTGACCTCGCCGAGCGCTGGGACGCCGACCCGTCCGCGCGCCGCTACCGCTTCTACCTGCGCCGGGGCGTCACCTTCCATGACGGCACGCTGCTCACGGCCACCGACGTGAAACGGCACCTGGAGCGGCTGCTGGACCCGGCGCTCCGCTCTCCCGACCGGAGTCTCTTGGAGGACGTGGAGGGCGCTCCCGAGTACGCCGCCGGCATGGCGCGCGACGTGTCCGGCCTGGAGGTGCTCGACGACCACACGCTGGAGATTCGCCTGCGCGAGCCCAAGGCCTTCTTCCTCCAGCTCATGGCGCTCACCGCCACGGCGGTGGCTCGGACGGACGCGAGCGGACGGCTGGTGGGCACCGGCCCCTTCCGGCTCCTCTCCCTGGAGCCCGAGCGCGTGGTGCTGGAGCGCAACCCCTCCTACTGGCGCACCAGCGGGACGATGGTGGACCGGCTGGAGTTCGTGCTCAGCGGCTCGCGGAAGGAAGCGGTGTCACTGTTGCGGCAGGGCGCGGTGGACCTGGTGTCGTTCCTCGATACCGAGCACGTGGAGCTGCCGGGCCTGGAGGCCTTCCAGGTGGCCGCCAGCACCACGCCCTCCACCGCGTTCCTGGTGCTCAACCACCGCGAGGCGCCGTTCGACGACGTGCGCGTCCGGCGTGCGCTTCGGGCCGGCATGGACGTCCAGGCCATGGTGAACCAGTTCCACCCCGGCGCCCGTGTGGCGCGCTCCCTGACGCCGCCGGAGCTGCTGGACGACGCGGACATGGGCCCGATGCCCGCGCCGAACGTGGCGCTCGCGGAGCAGCTCCTGCGCGAGGTGGGCCTGCGCAGGGTGCGGCTGACGCTGCACCGGCCTACGGGGAATGACCACTCCGCGGAGGACGCCGTGCTCTTCCGGCCGCTGCTCCAGGCGGGGCTGCTGGAGCTGCGCTACGTGGAGATGTCGCGAGAGGAGTACACAGCGCAGGTGACGGAGGGGAAGCTGCCGGCCTTCCGCAACCGCTGGCTGGCGGACTACCCGGACCCGGACACGTTCCTCCACTTCCTGCTCCACTCCAGCGCACAGACGGTGTTCCCCATGGGGTACCGGAACCCGGAGCTGGACCGGCTCACGGCCGAGGCGCGCGTGTCCATCGACCCGGAGCTGCGGCGACAGCTCTATTTGCGCGCGGAGAAGCTGTTCCAGGAGGACTGCCCGCTCATCCCGCTGTACCACGACCGCGCCCACGCGGCGGCGACCCCGGCCGTGCAGGCCCTGCGACTGCACCAGACACCGCCGCAGGTGCGCTTCGATGACCTCTGGGTGGACCCGAGCGCCAGCACGTGA